TTGATTGAAACGACAAAAACATTATGGGGGAAACATCTTGAGTAAATATTATATTTTCTGCAATGGGAAGATCCTGCTGAAAAACGGAGGCTCCGAACTGCCGGACGCCTCATCAGACAATGAGCTTGAGTCTCTTTTTAAGGCAAGCGGAGACGTCGACAGAGGAGCTTGTGAATGTGACAGGTGGGCAGAGCTCGATCCCGAATCAGAGCTGCCGGATAAGTATGTGCTTCTGGAGAGAAGGTCAATATGGCCAACCTTTGAAGAGAAGGAGTTTTTCAGGGCAGGCAGGGCTTTTCACCTCATGGACTGGCAGAGGGCCAACAGATATTGCGGGGTCTGCGGAAGCCAGACTTCGTATGACCATGCTGAGGGGGCAATGAGATGTCCCTGCTGCGGGGAGATATATTATCCCGTTATCTCTCCGGCAATAATAGTTGCGGTTGAAAGAGAAGGCAAACTTCTTATGGGGCATGGCGTGAATTTTCCTCCGGGAAGATTCAGTGTGCTGGCGGGCTTCGTAGAACCCGGGGAGAACCTCGAAGAGTGTGTCAGCAGAGAAGTGTATGAAGAAACCAAAATAAAGGTGAAAAACATAAGATATTTCGGAAGCCAGCCCTGGCCATTCCCACGTTCACTGATGCTGGGCTTTACTGCAGAATGGGAGAGCGGTGAGATAGAGGTTGACGGTCGGGAAGTGACTGAAGCATCCTGGTTTGCTCCGGACAAGATCCCGGAAGTTTTTCGAGGACTCAGCATTTCCTGGAAGCTGATAGAGAATTTTATCAAAAACCATTCGTAAACTACCGATGCGGTTATAGCCTCAATATATGACAATATTACTAAATACAGGTACACAAATGTATTGATGCAATATGGAGGCGATACCGATGGCATTAGCCGGCAAAAATAAAATTATGGTTTTTTTCGCAGTGCTGACCCTTTTGCTGCTCATACCCGGCCTTTCTGAAGCAAGACTTAGTTCTGAGGATGCGAAGGCCGTTTGGTCAAGGGTAGCTAAAGCGACAGAGCTGACGGATCTCCCCTTTACCGTTAAGCAGGAAACAATACCTAACGCCTGGGTGGCGAACGGCAGTTCCGTGACTGTAACTACAGGGTTGCTTGAACTCCTTGACACACAGGCCGAATTGTATGGGGTTTTGTCTCATGAAGCCGGACACGCTAAACTTAACCATTATGAAAACACGGTGAAAAGGGGAGTAGGCCTGTCTGTGGCAGCAGCGTTATTTGGGAAATTATTCGGCGGAGGTATTGCTGAAACAGCGGCAGGCGTCGGAGCAAACCTTGCTTATGCCGGATGGAGCAGGGAACAGGAAGTCGAGGCAGATGACTATTCTGTACACCTGGCACATAAGATGGGAGAAAATCCAGTGGGCCTATACAGCGCCCTTCTCAAACTTTCTAAAAGCGGGAAACGGGGCGAGCCAAGCGGCTTCAACTCACACCCGCCCGATGAGAGAAGACTGCTGCATTTAAGGAACGAGATACTCAGCCTGAATCCCAAGGCAAAATTTCCTGACGGCTCGGAAAAAGGAGCTGTTCAGCAGCCGCAGTCGCATTCTGTAGGTGAACCGGAGAATACGACTGCCCAAAAAGGCGGGTATGACATAGACGCAGCAATTGAGCGAATGAAAAAGGAAGAGGCAGCAAAAGCAAAAGCTGAGGAGCAAAACAGCTGATGTTTGGAGAAAAGGGCCTGGTCCACGTATATACCGGAAACGGCAAAGGAAAGACTACCTCATCTCTGGGGCTTGCTATGAGGGCCCTGGGACATGGAGCCCAAGTTACGGTGATACAGTTCATGAAAGGCTGGAAGGATTATGGTGAACTGATCACCGCCTCAAAGCTTGAGGGATTTGAAATGATCCAGACAGGAAGACCTGACTATGTATATAAAGGCAAAGAGCAGCCTGAGGATTATGAAGAGGCAAAAAGAGGCATGGAAACAGCACTCCGCATTATGAATTCGGGGAAGTGCGACATGCTTATACTGGATGAGATAAATGTGGCGCTTGAATACGGACTGGTAACTCTTGGCTCAGTTATGGAAATGGTGAAGAACAAACCATTTGGTATGGAACTTGTTCTCACGGGAAGAGGCGCTCACAGGGATCTCGTTGAACTTGCCGACCTTGTTACAGAGATGCAAGAGGTGAAGCACCCGTTTAAAGAAGGCATAACAGCAAGAAAAGGCGTAGAGTTTTAGTTGACATCGAATGTTATATAAGTTAAACTAAAATAGTTTTAAATTAAACCATTTAAACAAAAAATATAATATAAATAGTCAGGGAGGAAAAGCAATGAAGACAAATGAAAACCTTGCAACAGCATTTGCAGGAGAATCACAGGCCAACAGGAAATATCTCTGCTTTGCGGCCCAGGCAGAGAAAGAGGGATTTAACAGTATAGCACGCCTTTTCCGTGCAACAGCGGAAGCAGAGACCATCCATGCATTTGCTGAATTCAAGGCGAAGGGCGGAATAGGCACAACGGCGGAAAACCTTACCGCAGCAAAAGACGGAGAGACATACGAGTTCACTGAGATGTACCCGCCGATGATCGAAGATGCAAAGGCCGAAGGCAACAACGAAGCAGCACGCATTTTCCATTATGCCAACGAAGCAGAAAAAGTGCATGCGCGCCTTTATGACGAGGCACTTTCAAACCTCGGCAATGAGCCTGAGGGTCAGGATTACTACCTCTGCCCGATCTGCGGCTATATTCACAAGGGCAAAGAGTCAACAAGCCCCTGCCCGATCTGCGGAGCCAAACCCTCAATATTCAAGAAATTCTAGTTAAATATTTAAACTAAAAAACAACAGGATCAGAACCTTATAAGGCCGCGGAAAGATCTATTTCCGCGGCCTTAATATTTTCCTTTTCAAATAAAGAGAAAGGGCGGGCAAACGTTGAAACCATTCGACAGGACAGGTTTTGGGCCGAGGTTGTCCATGCTATAATAAGTTATTATCTTTGTTTCGGGAATGAGGGAATAGTCGATGTGGTTTATGATCGTTAAATTTTTTCTGAATCTTTTTTTCAGCATAGAGATAAAGGGATGGGAAAACTGGAAAAAAGCAGGAGAGGGAGTATTGATAGCTCCAAACTATGTATCCTTCATAGATCCTCTGATCCTGGCGGTATTTCTTCCTGAAAAGGTCCCCTTCGCAATAGAGAGAAGGCTTACCAAGAAACGATTCATCGGCCTGTTTCTGCCCCTCGCAGAGACGCATATCCTCGACGCTGACGCCCCCCTTACACTGAAATATTTCTTAAATTTGCTTAAAAACGGCGGAAGATGTGTTATATTTCCGGAACTCCAGCCCACAACTATTGGCAACCCAATGAAAGTATCCCAGGGTGTGGCTATGATAGCTGATCACACCAAAGCAAAGATACTCCCCATAAACATAAAAGGCACGGAGCTTACCCCCTTTTCACGCATACAGCACAAACCGGGCCTGCGATTCTTTTCGAAAGTAACCATAACAATACTTCCCGCGACAGGAATAGATATCCCGGATGACCTTTCAGGTCCGAAAAGGGCCGCATCTGCGGGCAGAGCCCTCGAAAAGATAATGGACGAGGCTTCTCTCGCGGCCAGGGTCAAGGAGAAACCCTTCTTTGACGTACTTCTTGACGCAAGAAAACAGTACGGAGGCAAGTTCAGGCTTTTCTGCGACCACGGGCAGAGGCCGATAACCTATAACGGCTTTATAACAAGAGTCCTTCTTATCGAAGATGTACTGAAAAACGCAGACTTGGAGGGTGATAACATAGGAGTACTTCTCCCAACCTCTTTGGGCGGGGTAGTTTCCATGTACTCGCTCCAGAAAATGGGGAAGATACCGGCAATGCTCAATTTTTCACTGGGTGGCCGCTCACTTGTGAACTGCTGCAGGACTGCATCTGTCAAAACAGTTGTGACATCGAGAAAGTTTATTGAGCTCGGAAAACTGGAAGCGCTCGTCACTGCTGTTGAAGAAGAAGGACTGAGGGTCGTATGGCTTGAGGACCTGGCACCGGGAATAACCAAAATTAAAAAGATCTCAGCTGCGATCAGGACGATCTTTATAAAATCAAACCCGGTCATAGAGGGAGAGACAGACAAGCCTGCAGTGATCCTTTTCACATCAGGATCAGAGGGGGCTCCCAAGGGTGTTGTCCTGAGTTACAAAAACCTTCACACCAACCATGCCCAGATGTATACGAGAGTCGACTTCTACCGGTCTGACAGGATTTTGAACACAATGCCTATTTTTCACTCATTCGGGCTTTGCGGGGTGTTTATGCCTGTTACGCTGGGAATTTTTGTCTATTTCTATCCATCTCCCCTTCATTACAAGACGATATCCACAATTTGCTATGATGAACGTATAACATTTCTTTTCGCAACGGATACCTTCCTTGGAGGTTATGCGAAAGCTGCTTCCGACAACTATGACTTCGCTACGATACGTATGCTCGTCCAGGGAGGGGAGAAGCTGAAACATTCGACCCAGGAGCTTTGGTTCGAACGATTCAGCATCAGGATCACAGAAGGATACGGAGTTACTGAGGCATCTCCGGTCGTTTCGAATAATTACTACGCGCATCATAAAAGCGGGACAGTAGGGCAGTTCGTTGCGGGAATGCAGTACAGGATAGAGCCTGTTGAAGGGGTCCATGAGGGCGGAAGGCTCTGGCTCAAAGGCCCGAACATAATGCTTGGCTATCTCAGGGCTACAAACCCGGGAGTTATTGAACCTCCCAAGGATGGCTGGTACGATACAGGAGATATTGTCAGTGTAGATGAGGATGGTTTTGTCAGGATACTGGGCCGGGCAAAAAGATTTGCAAAGATCGGAGGAGAGATGATATCTCTGGCTGCCGTAGAGGAAGTTCTTTCTGAAGCATGGCCTGAAGAGAAGCATGCCGTAGTTATGATAAAGGGGGGCCCGAGAGGGGAAACCCTGTCGCTTGTAACCTCAAGGCCGGACCTTAAGCGTGACGAATTGCGCCAGAAACTGTCTGACCTTGGCGTAGCAGAAATAGCGATACCTAAAAAAGTATTGCTTATGGAAGATATCCCCCTTCTCTCAACAGGCAAGATAGATTATGTCTCACTTGAAGAGATCCTTAAGGATACAGATGCGGATTCCTGATCAAAAGCTTATGATCCACAGGTCGAGATGAGATAAGTATCTTTATCGATACTAAAGTCAAGATTAGGTATAGAATCCTTTTGTCCTGAACTATAAGAAATTTTCGGAGGTGCATCTTGTTGGATCTCTTTTCAAATATGATCGCAGCAGTTACCTGGCAGAACATGGTAATGATGCTTGTCGGTGCTTTTCTGCTCTACCTTGCAATTGAAAAAAACTTCGAGCCCACACTGCTTTTGCCAATGGGGTTCGGTACCCTTCTTGTGAACCTTCCACTCTCATCAGCGCTCGATCAGATGGCAGGAACGGAGGTCGTAGAAGGAGCACTGTCCATGCTCTTCAGGATGGGGATTGCAACTGAGATACTCCCTTTGCTTATTCTGATAGCGGTGGGAGCAATGTGTGATTTCGGACCGCTCCTTGCTAACCCTAAAGTTTTCCTTTTCGGGCTTGCCGCTCAGATGGGAATATTCCTAACTATGGGGATCGCCCTCCTTCTGGGGTTCAACGTATATGAGGCTGCTTCCATAGGAATAATCGGTGCTGCCGACGGTCCCACATCGATATATGTAGCGACCAGATTTGCACCTCATCTTTTAGGGCCGATATCGGTCGCCGCGTACACATATATGGCTTTGGTGCCGATGATCCAGCCCCCTGTCATAATGGCGATCACGACCGAAAAAGAACGCCGCATGAGAATGCCTGCTCCTACGAGGACGGTGACCAAAAGGGCGAAGATATTTTTCCCAATAGCTATAACAATGCTTGGCGGGATAATAGCCCCGGCTTCTGTATCACTTCTGGGTTTTGTTATGTTTGGGAACCTTCTCAGAGAGAGCGGAGTTACCGAACGCCTCTCACAGGCTGCACAGAATGAGCTGGCAAATATAGTCACTATTCTTCTGGGTTTTTCGATTTCAGCTACAATGACCGGAGAGAAATTTGTAAACATGAGCACCCTGGTAATAATCGCTATGGGGCTTATGGCTTTTGTTCTTGATACTGCCGGCGGGGTATTTACTGCAAAAGCCCTGAACCTTTTTCTTCCGGCAGGCAAGAAGGTCAATCCTATGGTAGGTGCCGCCGGCATCTCAGCCTTTCCAATGTCAGCAAGGACTATACAGAAACTTGGACAGAAGGCTGATCCATCAAACTACCTTCTTATGCACGCTGTTGGCGCCAATGTCGCCGGCCAGATCGGATCTGTGCTTGCAGGAGGAGTTCTTCTCGCATATCTGGGCGGCTAAGGTTCACTGACTGTTCCACTGCTCTCTTTTTGTTTTCTCTTTCGGTCTGGTTTGTAATTTCAGGCTTTATTTCTGTCTGTATAAACGGCGTGAAATTTATTACATTTATTATTGAAACGTAAATTTTATTTATTTATTACGTCTGATTATTCTGTTATACTTATGCAAGTTTAGGAGGTGGAGCGATTCCCACGGACACCTAGAAATATTTCGTTGTTTATTATTCCTTCCTCGATTGGTATCTGTGCTTTTTTGCTTCCCTTTGAATGGCACGGTGCTGTCAATACTCTTATTGGGCACTGCAAGGAATATTTACTTGCTTTATTGAAAGATCAACTTGGTAATCTGGTGTTGATAGTTTCTATTCTGACTATGATGCTTAGTGTTATTGCGACTTCGGTCCGACCTGAATGGATAATGAGAAGCCAGATATTCAGAGAAAATCTTATTTGCAACCCTTTCTGGTTCACAGCAAGATTTTCCAGTATTCCCATTGCAATGGCAGCAGTCTGGGGAAGCCCGGATATGTTCGGACTTTTGCTTAAAGACGCGCAGCTGATAGTGCTCAACCTTGTTCCTAAACTGATAGTGCTCACTTTCATAATGGCCCTGACTGCTCCGATGCTCCTTGACTTTGGCCTGGTTCAGTTCGTTGCGGTATACGCAAGTCCCATAATGAGGCCTCTCTTTAAAGTCCCGGGCCGTTCCGCTGTCGATTGTATCGCTTCATGGCTGGGCAGCAGTTCAATGGCAGTCGTGATCACTGCAAAAATGCACCACTGCGGTTACTATAATGACAGGGAAGCAGTTGTGATGGTCACAAGCTTTTCGCTTACGGGCATATATAACATATATGCTATAGCGACACTTCTTGATTTCAGATATGCTTTTCCCCAGATAGTGTTTTCAGTATATTTTACGATGTTTCTGCTTGCCCTCATCTTTCCAAGGATATGGCCCTTGACTACTATTCCGGAAAAGTACCATGGAGGCATTGACAATTATAATGTTCCCCAGCAGGAAGTGAGGCATGGTCACTCCCTCTTTGACTGGGCACTTTCAAGAGGTATAAATAAAGCAAGACACATGAATGCAGGATCATACTTCTATGAAACACTTTCCATAGCGATACCCCTCTTGTTCGGGACCATTCCCTTAATGATAACTTTCGGGACCGTACTTCTTGTAATAGCGGACCTGACCCCTATCCTGGACATCCTTGCTTATCCTCTGTCATGGCTGTTGGAGATCATAGGCGTGCCGGAAGCGCCGATACTCGGGGGAGCTGCGATATTTGCCTTTATTGATCAATACCTCGCTGTTGCCTATGCACAGATGCTCTTTTCAGAATCGGCCAGATTTCTTTGTATATGTCTTGCAACGGTAGGCCTGATAAATCTTACTGAAATAGGAATACATGTATGGCACTCTTCGATCCCTGTAACATTCTGGCAAATGACAGTGATTTATTTGATGCGCATTGTTATGTCTATGTTCATACTTGTTCCCTTATCCTTATACTTCTTTTCTTGAAAAGCAGACAAATATGAAGAAACCAGCACCCTTAAGGAGCTCCTGATGTCCGATGTGCCTGAGCTTACGTACTCGGCAGCAAAATAATTCTATTGTCTTGAACAGAAATAGTGTATACAATATATCAGTTTGGCAAGGGGTGATGACATGCCCTTATGGGGTTTTCTGCTTAGTTTTGTTACTGCGGTAATGTGGGCTGCGTCGCCGATTATGGTTGCGCGTGGAATGGCTCTGTCCAAATGTACCTCAAATGAGATAAATCCAATCCGCTCCATTTCATTTTTTGTTTTCACTTTAGCTGTCGCGCTGATATATACAAAGGGCAGCATTCCTTTAGTCTCCTCTCCGAAAGCTCTCTTGTACATTGCAGGGAACGTGTTTTTGGGCTATATGGTTGGGGACGTACTCTATTTTATTGCCATCAGGAAGATCGGTATCAGCCTTGCTGTGCCCGTCTCTAACGCATACCCCATTCTTGTCGTAGTGACGTCATGGCTGATGCTGGGAGAACCTATAACCCTGCAGATAGTGTCAGGCATAGTGATCGTGATCTCAGGGCTGTTATTGCTGAGATTTGGAGGAGACAGGCAGGATATGGATAAAGATGGACTGATCCCAAAAGAGATAGGCCTTTCAAATCTTATGAAAGGTTTTCTCTTTGCCATAGGCGCGGGCCTTTGCTGGGCGATAGGAGCTCCCCTGACAAAAATGGCAATGGTGGCCTCTGGTCTTGACCCGGTAGAATTAACTTTCTACAGGGCGCTTGCGTTTCTTATAATGGCATGGTCTTACAGGTTTCTGCTTATAAAATGCCGGCCTGGAGCGATCATGCCGTTAAGTGGGGTTCCTTTGAAAGGCTGGACCTATTTTCTGCTAGCTGCAGTCATAGGTCTTGCTTTGGGCTCCATATTTTACGCAGTCTGTATCAACTCAATGCCGGTAGCTGTAGTTACGGCGATCACCTCTACTAGTCCATTTATAGCAGCTCTTTTCGGTCACTTTGTGCTTAAAGAGAAACTGAGCAGGCTCCAGTGGGCAGGCGTAGTAATGATAATTTCAGGTTCTGTGACAGTGAGTTTATAGAGGCCGTTATGCGGATAGTTGTCCCTGATTCACTGCGTGCCCTTCGAAGCAGGAATTACAGACTTTTCTTTATGGCCCAGGCTATTTCGCTGACCGGCCTCTGGATGCACCGAGTTGCAATGGGCTGGCTGGTGTTCAGGCTTACCGGCCTTAACAGCGCTCTTGGTATAATTGATTTCGCAGCCTCCATTTCGGTCTTTATATTTGCACCATTTGCAGGGGCTTTGATCGAGAGATGGGATCTTAGGAAGACTTTGTTCTGCTGTCAGGCCGGATGCATGATGGTAGCGTTTATACTTGCTTTTCTTACCCTTACCGGTCTTGTTACTTTCCACATGGTCATCTTTATGAGCCTGTTGCTTGGGCTTCTGGATGCTTTTGAACTGCCGTGCAGATATTCTCTTGTCTCCTACATGGTAGACAGAAGAGAGGATGTCCCGAACGGGGTTGCCCTCAATTCCATGAATTTCAACGTGGCAAGGATGATCGGGCCGACGATCGCCGGCTTTGCTATACACGCAGTTGGAGAGGGAGTCTGCTTTCTTATAAACGGCTTTGCCTATTCTTCAACGCTTTTTGCGGTAAAAAAGATGAAGATGGAGCGTCCTCCGATCGGCAAAAGCGACGGCAGCCGGTCACAGCCCTTAAAAGATACTGCCGAAGGGTTCAGGATGGCCAGAAATTTTGCTCCGAGCCGCTATCTCCTTATGCTGATCGCAAGTACGGGATTCTTCTGCTTCCCAAGCATCGTCCTTATGCCTGCAATGGCAAAAAGCGTTCTCGGCGGGACCTCGGAGACACTTGGCTTCCTGCTTATGGGAGTAGCGATAGGAGCTCTTGCGGGATCATTTATAATGGCCTCACTGAAATCTTCGGACAGGCTTTACTGGTGGTGCACAAGGGCATGTCTTGCTTTTGGAGTTTCAGTAGTCTTTTTTTCGCTTTCAGGAAATATTTACGCCGGCATAGCACTTGCCGCCCCTGTCGGGTTCTGTATGGTAACAAGCACGATCTCGTGCAATACGCTTCTTCAGTCTATGGTCCCTGCCGGCAACAGGAGTAGGATAATGGCGCTTTATACGATGGCGATCCTTGGAATCCCGCCATTTGGCAGTTTGCTTTCAGGGAGGCTGGCTGATCATCTCGGAACTGACTGGGCACTTTTTATATGCGGATCCATAAGCGCAGTGATCGCGTATTATTTTCTTAGGAAGATCGACAGGATCAAAGACCAGATATCAAAAGCTCTTGAGGATCCGGAGGCAGTGCAATGGGAGAACTAAAAACAGAATTCAGCGCAAAGCAGATATTGATGGCAGATATGCTTCTGGTGCTCGTCGCCTTCATATGGGGAGCGGGCATCCCGATGAGCGCTCTTCTGGCAAGGAGCATAACCCCTCTGTGGGCCGTCGCGTTAAGGATGCTGATGGCTGCCTTTTTTCTCGTATTGATGTTTCCAAAGAAAATAATTACCTCGACGAGGCGGGAGTGGGCGATATCTTCTGTTCTCACTGCTGTTCTTACAGGGGTATTTATTTCCATGACATTTGGCCTGGTATACAGCACTGCAAGCAAACAGGCCTTCATCGGAGGGTTGAATGTAGTTCTTGTGCCTCTCTTTGTTTGGATAATCTATAAGACGAAGCCAAGTTTATGGATCTTTGCAGGCGCTGGCATAACTACCGCAGGGCTGCTCGTAATGGGTTTTACTCCGGGGATGGAATTCAACATTGGAGATTTTCTTTCTTTCATAATGGCGATCTTTTATGCGTTCCAGGTACTTGCCGCAGGGTTTGGTGCCCGTAGGGTCGAGCCATATCGCCTTGTTGCCCTTCACATAATTATGCTTGCAGCGGTCATGACCATATTAGCCTGCATATTCGAACCACTGCCCGATATAGGGTCATTCGGTCTGAATATCTGGGCGACCCTGCTCTGTGTTTCACTGGGAAACACGATATTGTGTTTCATCATCCAGTTCAAAGCTCAGAGGATCACACCTGAATCACATGTTGCGGTCATCTTTTCACTGGAGGGCCTTTTCGGTTATATGGTTGCCGTGCTCAGCGGGCAAGATCCATTCCACCTACAGGGAGCGGTTGGCGGTATGCTGGTCATAGCAGGCATGATGCTGACTGAAACAGAGACTTTCCTAAAACACAGAAGATCTTCTGGGCAGCTTTAGCAAAGGTATTTTCTTAACCGGTGTATGTCTTATCAACGGACCTTTTATACTGAGTAAAGATCCTGATAAATCAAAGACAATGGACCGGCTGATGTAGAATGCCGGTCCATTGTATCTTCATGTAGAAATAGGACAATGAGTGAATGCTTTTATTACATATGGCAGTTTGGCCCGCAGTACTTTGTAGGGTTCAATGCTGACTCAACGTGTCTTATCATGGTTATAAAATCAAATACCGGAAGCCCGGTGTGTGCGTGTACTGCTGCAGCAAATGGGGGAAGGTCGCTGCACTCAAGCTGTATAGCCGCCACTTCGGGGTGATCTTTAAGCATCTGATCACATACTTCAAGGATCTCTTTTTCTATAACGTCTGTATCCATTGTTCCTTTTTCTTCCAGAACGGAGGAACGGAACTCATATTTATCTTCCATTCCGTAAAGGACAACTGGCATATCAGGAGTAATGCCCACATTTCTGAGATGCTGTTCAGTCATAACAGAAGCGTTTGCCGATATTATCCCGACTTTCTGGCCCCTTTTGAGCGTTCTGGTTATAAAGGGGACCTGAAGCATACTCGACATAAAGACAGGGATATCTACCGCATCAGCTATTTCCTGCTGGAAAAGAGCCATAAAGCCGCAGGCGCCTGTTATTCCACGTACTCCTTCAGCTTCGAGTTTACGTGCTCCTTCAAGGAATGGTTCCAGGAGCGTCAGGTCCCGCTGATTCAGAAGCCTTTCTATTGAGGCCCCTTTAACTTCATGGTAGCGAACAGGAAATGGATAGGTGGTCGCGTTTCCGACGTTCCCGGGTACACAAGGGTATGCGGCATCGAGTATCAGTATTCCGATCGGTTCACCATCCCACGAGCGTGTCTTGCTTCTGATCTTATAAAACGACATCATTATTCCCCCCAATTGAATAAATTACCTTAGAGAAAATAGCAGTTAAATGACCATATTGTCAAGGATCCATCTAAATAGTTTAATTTTTGGAGCTGTTTTAAAAATACGCCGCATCACTTATGACAACATCGATATTTGAATATAGAATGTCAGAGTATTAAATCTGAAAACGGGAGAGATGCCCCATGAAAAAGGCCTTATTAAGCTTTCTTGCTGCAGTGATGATCATATCCAGCATTGCGCAGATCGCATCTGCAATAGAGATCGGTTCCCCTGTAAGCGATTTCGAGCTTGCCGATTTGAATGGAAAGAACATAAAACTCAGCGATTTTAAAGGAAAGACGGTAGTCATTAATTTCTGGGCTACATGGTGTCCGCCCTGCAAAAAAGAGATGCCCGATTTCGACCTTCTGGACAAAGAGCTGAAGAAAAAGAATGATGCGGTACTGCTTGCCGTAAACATGACAGACGGCAAAAGAGACACGAAGAGCAAAGTCGAAGCATTCGTCAAGGAAAATGGCTACGGAATGAGGGTCCTCTTAGACACAGAAGGTAAAGCTGCAAAACTCTATGACATAAAGTGGCTGCCAACTACTGTCGTAGTGGATCGTAAGGGTAAACTTCACTGGCAGATATTTGGTGAGACGACAAAAGAGACAGTGCTAAAGGTAATAAAGGAAATAAAGTAAATGTGGACTGACCTTCCACTTTTATTTCTCGAAGGCTTTTTGGCCTTCATA
This sequence is a window from Synergistetes bacterium HGW-Synergistetes-1. Protein-coding genes within it:
- a CDS encoding peptidase M48, whose product is MVFFAVLTLLLLIPGLSEARLSSEDAKAVWSRVAKATELTDLPFTVKQETIPNAWVANGSSVTVTTGLLELLDTQAELYGVLSHEAGHAKLNHYENTVKRGVGLSVAAALFGKLFGGGIAETAAGVGANLAYAGWSREQEVEADDYSVHLAHKMGENPVGLYSALLKLSKSGKRGEPSGFNSHPPDERRLLHLRNEILSLNPKAKFPDGSEKGAVQQPQSHSVGEPENTTAQKGGYDIDAAIERMKKEEAAKAKAEEQNS
- a CDS encoding rubrerythrin, which produces MKTNENLATAFAGESQANRKYLCFAAQAEKEGFNSIARLFRATAEAETIHAFAEFKAKGGIGTTAENLTAAKDGETYEFTEMYPPMIEDAKAEGNNEAARIFHYANEAEKVHARLYDEALSNLGNEPEGQDYYLCPICGYIHKGKESTSPCPICGAKPSIFKKF
- a CDS encoding glutaconyl-CoA decarboxylase subunit beta; this translates as MIAAVTWQNMVMMLVGAFLLYLAIEKNFEPTLLLPMGFGTLLVNLPLSSALDQMAGTEVVEGALSMLFRMGIATEILPLLILIAVGAMCDFGPLLANPKVFLFGLAAQMGIFLTMGIALLLGFNVYEAASIGIIGAADGPTSIYVATRFAPHLLGPISVAAYTYMALVPMIQPPVIMAITTEKERRMRMPAPTRTVTKRAKIFFPIAITMLGGIIAPASVSLLGFVMFGNLLRESGVTERLSQAAQNELANIVTILLGFSISATMTGEKFVNMSTLVIIAMGLMAFVLDTAGGVFTAKALNLFLPAGKKVNPMVGAAGISAFPMSARTIQKLGQKADPSNYLLMHAVGANVAGQIGSVLAGGVLLAYLGG
- the cobO gene encoding cob(I)yrinic acid a,c-diamide adenosyltransferase, whose product is MFGEKGLVHVYTGNGKGKTTSSLGLAMRALGHGAQVTVIQFMKGWKDYGELITASKLEGFEMIQTGRPDYVYKGKEQPEDYEEAKRGMETALRIMNSGKCDMLILDEINVALEYGLVTLGSVMEMVKNKPFGMELVLTGRGAHRDLVELADLVTEMQEVKHPFKEGITARKGVEF
- a CDS encoding acyl-[ACP]--phospholipid O-acyltransferase, which produces MWFMIVKFFLNLFFSIEIKGWENWKKAGEGVLIAPNYVSFIDPLILAVFLPEKVPFAIERRLTKKRFIGLFLPLAETHILDADAPLTLKYFLNLLKNGGRCVIFPELQPTTIGNPMKVSQGVAMIADHTKAKILPINIKGTELTPFSRIQHKPGLRFFSKVTITILPATGIDIPDDLSGPKRAASAGRALEKIMDEASLAARVKEKPFFDVLLDARKQYGGKFRLFCDHGQRPITYNGFITRVLLIEDVLKNADLEGDNIGVLLPTSLGGVVSMYSLQKMGKIPAMLNFSLGGRSLVNCCRTASVKTVVTSRKFIELGKLEALVTAVEEEGLRVVWLEDLAPGITKIKKISAAIRTIFIKSNPVIEGETDKPAVILFTSGSEGAPKGVVLSYKNLHTNHAQMYTRVDFYRSDRILNTMPIFHSFGLCGVFMPVTLGIFVYFYPSPLHYKTISTICYDERITFLFATDTFLGGYAKAASDNYDFATIRMLVQGGEKLKHSTQELWFERFSIRITEGYGVTEASPVVSNNYYAHHKSGTVGQFVAGMQYRIEPVEGVHEGGRLWLKGPNIMLGYLRATNPGVIEPPKDGWYDTGDIVSVDEDGFVRILGRAKRFAKIGGEMISLAAVEEVLSEAWPEEKHAVVMIKGGPRGETLSLVTSRPDLKRDELRQKLSDLGVAEIAIPKKVLLMEDIPLLSTGKIDYVSLEEILKDTDADS
- a CDS encoding MFS transporter; its protein translation is MRIVVPDSLRALRSRNYRLFFMAQAISLTGLWMHRVAMGWLVFRLTGLNSALGIIDFAASISVFIFAPFAGALIERWDLRKTLFCCQAGCMMVAFILAFLTLTGLVTFHMVIFMSLLLGLLDAFELPCRYSLVSYMVDRREDVPNGVALNSMNFNVARMIGPTIAGFAIHAVGEGVCFLINGFAYSSTLFAVKKMKMERPPIGKSDGSRSQPLKDTAEGFRMARNFAPSRYLLMLIASTGFFCFPSIVLMPAMAKSVLGGTSETLGFLLMGVAIGALAGSFIMASLKSSDRLYWWCTRACLAFGVSVVFFSLSGNIYAGIALAAPVGFCMVTSTISCNTLLQSMVPAGNRSRIMALYTMAILGIPPFGSLLSGRLADHLGTDWALFICGSISAVIAYYFLRKIDRIKDQISKALEDPEAVQWEN
- a CDS encoding NAD(+) diphosphatase, encoding MKRQKHYGGNILSKYYIFCNGKILLKNGGSELPDASSDNELESLFKASGDVDRGACECDRWAELDPESELPDKYVLLERRSIWPTFEEKEFFRAGRAFHLMDWQRANRYCGVCGSQTSYDHAEGAMRCPCCGEIYYPVISPAIIVAVEREGKLLMGHGVNFPPGRFSVLAGFVEPGENLEECVSREVYEETKIKVKNIRYFGSQPWPFPRSLMLGFTAEWESGEIEVDGREVTEASWFAPDKIPEVFRGLSISWKLIENFIKNHS
- a CDS encoding EamA/RhaT family transporter: MGELKTEFSAKQILMADMLLVLVAFIWGAGIPMSALLARSITPLWAVALRMLMAAFFLVLMFPKKIITSTRREWAISSVLTAVLTGVFISMTFGLVYSTASKQAFIGGLNVVLVPLFVWIIYKTKPSLWIFAGAGITTAGLLVMGFTPGMEFNIGDFLSFIMAIFYAFQVLAAGFGARRVEPYRLVALHIIMLAAVMTILACIFEPLPDIGSFGLNIWATLLCVSLGNTILCFIIQFKAQRITPESHVAVIFSLEGLFGYMVAVLSGQDPFHLQGAVGGMLVIAGMMLTETETFLKHRRSSGQL